In a genomic window of Rhinolophus ferrumequinum isolate MPI-CBG mRhiFer1 chromosome 2, mRhiFer1_v1.p, whole genome shotgun sequence:
- the ECE2 gene encoding endothelin-converting enzyme 2 isoform X4, which translates to MAAPGAPGPLPKLPEQNCGYREVRYWDQRYQDAADSAPYEWFGDFASFRALLDPELRPEDRILVLGCGNSALSYELFLGGFPDVTSVDYSSVVVAAMQARYAHVPTLRWETMDIRALGFPSGSFDVVLEKGTLDALLAGERDPWTVSSEGIHTVDQVLSEMVEYKRSTLLDEDAPETPVEGGATPDAVEVGFQKRTRHLLGLHTQLELILAGVSLLLAALLLGCLVALGVQYHRDPSHSTCLTEACIRVAGKILESLDRGVSPCEDFYQFSCGGWIRRNPLPDGRSRWNTFNSLWDQNQAILKHLLENTTFNSSSEAERKTQRFYLSCLQVERIEELGAQPLGDLIEKIGGWNVTGPWDQNNFMEVLKAVAGTYRATPFFTVYVGADSKSSNSNVIQVDQAGLFLPSRDYYLNRTANEKVLTAYLDYMEELGMLLGGPPASTREQMRQVLELEIQVANLTVPQDQRRDEEKIYHKMSIAELQALAPSMDWLEFLSFLLSPLELGDSEPVVVYGTDYLQQVSQLINRTEPSILNNYLIWNLVQKTSLSLDRRFESAQEKLLETLYGTKKSCMPRWQTCISNTDDALGFALGSLFVKATFDRKSKKIAEGMIGEIRTAFDEALDHLPWMDEKTRRAAKEKADAIYDMIGFPDFILEPKELDDVYDGYEVSEDSFFQNMLNLYNFSAKVMADQLRKPPSRDQWSMTPQTVNAYYLPTKNEIVFPAGILQAPFYACNHPKALNFGGIGVVMGHELTHAFDDQGREYDKEGNLRPWWQNESLAAFRNHTACMEEQYGQYQVNGEKLNGRQTLGENIADNGGLKAAYNAYKAWLRKHGEEQQLPAVGLTNHQLFFVGFAQVWCSVRTPESSHEGLVTDPHSPARFRVLGTLSNSRDFLRHFGCPVGSPMNPGQLCEVW; encoded by the exons ATGGCTGCTCCGGGGGCCCCAGGGCCCCTGCCCAAGTTACCAGAGCAGAACTGCGGGTACCGAGAGGTCCGGTACTGGGACCAACGCTACCAGGACGCGGCCGACTCAGCCCCTTACGAGTGGTTCGGGGACTTCGCCTCTTTCCGTGCCCTACTAGACCCGGAGCTGCGGCCCGAGGACCGCATCCTCGTGCTAG GCTGTGGGAACAGTGCCCTGAGCTACGAGCTGTTCCTCGGGGGCTTCCCTGATGTGACCAGTGTGGACTACTCGTCAGTAGTGGTGGCCGCCATGCAGGCTCGCTATGCCCATGTGCCCACGCTGCGCTGGGAGACTATGGACATACGGGCACTGGGCTTTCCCAGTGGTTCCTTTGATGTGGTGCTTGAGAAGGGCACGCTGGATGCCCTGTTGGCTGGAGAACGGGATCCCTGGACCGTGTCCTCAGAAGGCATCCACACTGTGGACCAGGTGCTGAGTGAG ATGGTGGAGTACAAACGGTCCACGCTGCTGGATGAAGACGCACCCGAGACCCCCGTAGAGGGCGGGGCCACCCCGGACGCCGTGGAG GTGGGATTCCAGAAGAGGACAAGACACCTCTTAGGTTTGCACACCCAGCTGGAACTCATCTTGGCAGGTGTCTCTCTACTGCTGGCTGCACTGCTTCTGGGTTGCCTCGTGGCCCTGGGGGTTCAGTACCACAGAG ACCCATCCCACAGCACCTGTCTCACAGAGGCCTGCATTCGAGTGGCTGGGAAAATCCTGGAGTCCCTTGACCGTGGGGTGAGCCCCTGTGAGGACTTTTATCAATTCTCCTGTGGAGGCTGGATTAGGAGGAACCCCCTGCCCGATGGGCGTTCTCGCTGGAACACTTTCAATAGCCTCTGGGACCAGAACCAGGCCATACTAAAGCACCTGCTTG AAAACACCACCTTTAATTCCAGCAGTGAAGCTGAGCGGAAGACACAACGCTTCTACCTATCCTGCCTACAGGTGGAGCGCATTGAGGAGCTGGGAGCCCAGCCACTGGGAGACCTCATTGAAAAA ATTGGTGGTTGGAATGTTACGGGGCCCTGGGACCAGAACAACTTCATGGAGGTGCTGAAGGCAGTAGCAGGGACCTACAGGGCCACCCCCTTCTTCACTGTCTACGTCGGTGCCGACTCTAAGAGCTCCAACAGCAATGTTATACAG GTGGACCAGGCTGGGCTATTTCTACCCTCTCGAGATTACTACCTAAACAGGACTGCCAATGAGAAA GTGCTGACCGCCTACCTCGACTACATGGAGGAGCTGGGGATGCTGCTGGGCGGACCACCGGCCTCCACGCGGGAGCAGATGCGGCAGGTGCTGGAGCTGGAGATACAAGTGGCCAACCTCACAGTGCCCCAGGACCAGCGGCGGGACGAGGAGAAGATCTATCACAAGATGAGCATCGCAGagctgcag GCCTTGGCCCCCTCCATGGACTGGCTGGAGTTCCTGTCTTTCTTGCTGTCACCGCTGGAGCTGGGTGACTCTGAGCCCGTGGTGGTATATGGGACAGATTATTTGCAGCAGGTGTCACAGCTCATCAATCGCACGGAACccag CATCCTGAACAATTACCTGATCTGGAACCTGGTGCAGAAGACAAGCTTGAGCCTGGACCGACGCTTTGAGTCTGCGCAAGAGAAGCTGCTGGAGACCCTCTATGGCACCAAAAAG TCCTGCATGCCAAGGTGGCAGACCTGCATCTCCAACACAGACGACGCCCTGGGCTTCGCTTTGGGCTCTCTCTTTGTGAAGGCCACGTTTGACCGGAAAAGCAAGAAAATT gcagaggggatgATCGGTGAGATCCGGACCGCCTTTGACGAGGCCCTGGATCACCTGCCGTGGATGGATGAGAAGACCCGCCGTGCAGCCAAGGAGAAA GCAGATGCCATCTATGATATGATCGGTTTCCCGGACTTTATCCTGGAGCCTAAAGAGCTTGATGATGTTTATGATGGG TATGAAGTCTCTGAAGATTCCTTTTTCCAGAATATGTTGAATTTGTACAACTTCTCTGCTAAAGTGATGGCTGACCAGCTCCGAAAGCCTCCCAGCCGGGACCA GTGGAGCATGACCCCCCAGACAGTGAATGCCTACTACCTTCCAACCAAGAATGAAATTGTCTTCCCTGCCGGCATCCTGCAGGCCCCCTTCTATGCCTGCAACCATCCCAA GGCCCTGAATTTTGGTGGCATCGGCGTAGTGATGGGCCATGAGTTGACACATGCCTTTGATGACCAAG GGCGCGAGTATGACAAGGAAGGGAACTTACGGCCGTGGTGGCAAAATGAGTCACTGGCAGCCTTCCGGAATCACACAGCCTGTATGGAGGAGCAGTATGGCCAGTACCAGGTCAATGGGGAGAAGCTCAATGGCCGCCAGACGCTGGGGGAGAACATTGCTGACAACGGGGGGCTTAAGGCTGCCTACAAC GCTTACAAAGCGTGGCTGAGAAAGCACGGGGAGGAGCAACAGCTGCCAGCCGTGGGGCTAACCAACCACCAGCTCTTCTTTGTGGGATTTGCCCAG GTGTGGTGCTCGGTCCGCACACCCGAGAGCTCTCACGAGGGGCTGGTGACCGACCCCCACAGCCCTGCCCGCTTCCGTGTGCTGGGCACTCTCTCCAACTCCCGTGACTTCCTGCGGCACTTCGGCTGCCCTGTCGGCTCCCCCATGAACCCAGGGCAGCTATGTGAAGTGTGGTAG
- the ECE2 gene encoding endothelin-converting enzyme 2 isoform X2, whose product MNVALQELGGGGKMVEYKRSTLLDEDAPETPVEGGATPDAVEVGFQKRTRHLLGLHTQLELILAGVSLLLAALLLGCLVALGVQYHRDPSHSTCLTEACIRVAGKILESLDRGVSPCEDFYQFSCGGWIRRNPLPDGRSRWNTFNSLWDQNQAILKHLLENTTFNSSSEAERKTQRFYLSCLQVERIEELGAQPLGDLIEKIGGWNVTGPWDQNNFMEVLKAVAGTYRATPFFTVYVGADSKSSNSNVIQVDQAGLFLPSRDYYLNRTANEKVLTAYLDYMEELGMLLGGPPASTREQMRQVLELEIQVANLTVPQDQRRDEEKIYHKMSIAELQALAPSMDWLEFLSFLLSPLELGDSEPVVVYGTDYLQQVSQLINRTEPSILNNYLIWNLVQKTSLSLDRRFESAQEKLLETLYGTKKSCMPRWQTCISNTDDALGFALGSLFVKATFDRKSKKIAEGMIGEIRTAFDEALDHLPWMDEKTRRAAKEKADAIYDMIGFPDFILEPKELDDVYDGYEVSEDSFFQNMLNLYNFSAKVMADQLRKPPSRDQWSMTPQTVNAYYLPTKNEIVFPAGILQAPFYACNHPKALNFGGIGVVMGHELTHAFDDQACMEEQYGQYQVNGEKLNGRQTLGENIADNGGLKAAYNAYKAWLRKHGEEQQLPAVGLTNHQLFFVGFAQVWCSVRTPESSHEGLVTDPHSPARFRVLGTLSNSRDFLRHFGCPVGSPMNPGQLCEVW is encoded by the exons ATGAACGTCGCGTTGCAGGAGCTGGGCGGCGGTGGCAAA ATGGTGGAGTACAAACGGTCCACGCTGCTGGATGAAGACGCACCCGAGACCCCCGTAGAGGGCGGGGCCACCCCGGACGCCGTGGAG GTGGGATTCCAGAAGAGGACAAGACACCTCTTAGGTTTGCACACCCAGCTGGAACTCATCTTGGCAGGTGTCTCTCTACTGCTGGCTGCACTGCTTCTGGGTTGCCTCGTGGCCCTGGGGGTTCAGTACCACAGAG ACCCATCCCACAGCACCTGTCTCACAGAGGCCTGCATTCGAGTGGCTGGGAAAATCCTGGAGTCCCTTGACCGTGGGGTGAGCCCCTGTGAGGACTTTTATCAATTCTCCTGTGGAGGCTGGATTAGGAGGAACCCCCTGCCCGATGGGCGTTCTCGCTGGAACACTTTCAATAGCCTCTGGGACCAGAACCAGGCCATACTAAAGCACCTGCTTG AAAACACCACCTTTAATTCCAGCAGTGAAGCTGAGCGGAAGACACAACGCTTCTACCTATCCTGCCTACAGGTGGAGCGCATTGAGGAGCTGGGAGCCCAGCCACTGGGAGACCTCATTGAAAAA ATTGGTGGTTGGAATGTTACGGGGCCCTGGGACCAGAACAACTTCATGGAGGTGCTGAAGGCAGTAGCAGGGACCTACAGGGCCACCCCCTTCTTCACTGTCTACGTCGGTGCCGACTCTAAGAGCTCCAACAGCAATGTTATACAG GTGGACCAGGCTGGGCTATTTCTACCCTCTCGAGATTACTACCTAAACAGGACTGCCAATGAGAAA GTGCTGACCGCCTACCTCGACTACATGGAGGAGCTGGGGATGCTGCTGGGCGGACCACCGGCCTCCACGCGGGAGCAGATGCGGCAGGTGCTGGAGCTGGAGATACAAGTGGCCAACCTCACAGTGCCCCAGGACCAGCGGCGGGACGAGGAGAAGATCTATCACAAGATGAGCATCGCAGagctgcag GCCTTGGCCCCCTCCATGGACTGGCTGGAGTTCCTGTCTTTCTTGCTGTCACCGCTGGAGCTGGGTGACTCTGAGCCCGTGGTGGTATATGGGACAGATTATTTGCAGCAGGTGTCACAGCTCATCAATCGCACGGAACccag CATCCTGAACAATTACCTGATCTGGAACCTGGTGCAGAAGACAAGCTTGAGCCTGGACCGACGCTTTGAGTCTGCGCAAGAGAAGCTGCTGGAGACCCTCTATGGCACCAAAAAG TCCTGCATGCCAAGGTGGCAGACCTGCATCTCCAACACAGACGACGCCCTGGGCTTCGCTTTGGGCTCTCTCTTTGTGAAGGCCACGTTTGACCGGAAAAGCAAGAAAATT gcagaggggatgATCGGTGAGATCCGGACCGCCTTTGACGAGGCCCTGGATCACCTGCCGTGGATGGATGAGAAGACCCGCCGTGCAGCCAAGGAGAAA GCAGATGCCATCTATGATATGATCGGTTTCCCGGACTTTATCCTGGAGCCTAAAGAGCTTGATGATGTTTATGATGGG TATGAAGTCTCTGAAGATTCCTTTTTCCAGAATATGTTGAATTTGTACAACTTCTCTGCTAAAGTGATGGCTGACCAGCTCCGAAAGCCTCCCAGCCGGGACCA GTGGAGCATGACCCCCCAGACAGTGAATGCCTACTACCTTCCAACCAAGAATGAAATTGTCTTCCCTGCCGGCATCCTGCAGGCCCCCTTCTATGCCTGCAACCATCCCAA GGCCCTGAATTTTGGTGGCATCGGCGTAGTGATGGGCCATGAGTTGACACATGCCTTTGATGACCAAG CCTGTATGGAGGAGCAGTATGGCCAGTACCAGGTCAATGGGGAGAAGCTCAATGGCCGCCAGACGCTGGGGGAGAACATTGCTGACAACGGGGGGCTTAAGGCTGCCTACAAC GCTTACAAAGCGTGGCTGAGAAAGCACGGGGAGGAGCAACAGCTGCCAGCCGTGGGGCTAACCAACCACCAGCTCTTCTTTGTGGGATTTGCCCAG GTGTGGTGCTCGGTCCGCACACCCGAGAGCTCTCACGAGGGGCTGGTGACCGACCCCCACAGCCCTGCCCGCTTCCGTGTGCTGGGCACTCTCTCCAACTCCCGTGACTTCCTGCGGCACTTCGGCTGCCCTGTCGGCTCCCCCATGAACCCAGGGCAGCTATGTGAAGTGTGGTAG
- the ECE2 gene encoding endothelin-converting enzyme 2 isoform X1 has product MNVALQELGGGGKMVEYKRSTLLDEDAPETPVEGGATPDAVEVGFQKRTRHLLGLHTQLELILAGVSLLLAALLLGCLVALGVQYHRDPSHSTCLTEACIRVAGKILESLDRGVSPCEDFYQFSCGGWIRRNPLPDGRSRWNTFNSLWDQNQAILKHLLENTTFNSSSEAERKTQRFYLSCLQVERIEELGAQPLGDLIEKIGGWNVTGPWDQNNFMEVLKAVAGTYRATPFFTVYVGADSKSSNSNVIQVDQAGLFLPSRDYYLNRTANEKVLTAYLDYMEELGMLLGGPPASTREQMRQVLELEIQVANLTVPQDQRRDEEKIYHKMSIAELQALAPSMDWLEFLSFLLSPLELGDSEPVVVYGTDYLQQVSQLINRTEPSILNNYLIWNLVQKTSLSLDRRFESAQEKLLETLYGTKKSCMPRWQTCISNTDDALGFALGSLFVKATFDRKSKKIAEGMIGEIRTAFDEALDHLPWMDEKTRRAAKEKADAIYDMIGFPDFILEPKELDDVYDGYEVSEDSFFQNMLNLYNFSAKVMADQLRKPPSRDQWSMTPQTVNAYYLPTKNEIVFPAGILQAPFYACNHPKALNFGGIGVVMGHELTHAFDDQGREYDKEGNLRPWWQNESLAAFRNHTACMEEQYGQYQVNGEKLNGRQTLGENIADNGGLKAAYNAYKAWLRKHGEEQQLPAVGLTNHQLFFVGFAQVWCSVRTPESSHEGLVTDPHSPARFRVLGTLSNSRDFLRHFGCPVGSPMNPGQLCEVW; this is encoded by the exons ATGAACGTCGCGTTGCAGGAGCTGGGCGGCGGTGGCAAA ATGGTGGAGTACAAACGGTCCACGCTGCTGGATGAAGACGCACCCGAGACCCCCGTAGAGGGCGGGGCCACCCCGGACGCCGTGGAG GTGGGATTCCAGAAGAGGACAAGACACCTCTTAGGTTTGCACACCCAGCTGGAACTCATCTTGGCAGGTGTCTCTCTACTGCTGGCTGCACTGCTTCTGGGTTGCCTCGTGGCCCTGGGGGTTCAGTACCACAGAG ACCCATCCCACAGCACCTGTCTCACAGAGGCCTGCATTCGAGTGGCTGGGAAAATCCTGGAGTCCCTTGACCGTGGGGTGAGCCCCTGTGAGGACTTTTATCAATTCTCCTGTGGAGGCTGGATTAGGAGGAACCCCCTGCCCGATGGGCGTTCTCGCTGGAACACTTTCAATAGCCTCTGGGACCAGAACCAGGCCATACTAAAGCACCTGCTTG AAAACACCACCTTTAATTCCAGCAGTGAAGCTGAGCGGAAGACACAACGCTTCTACCTATCCTGCCTACAGGTGGAGCGCATTGAGGAGCTGGGAGCCCAGCCACTGGGAGACCTCATTGAAAAA ATTGGTGGTTGGAATGTTACGGGGCCCTGGGACCAGAACAACTTCATGGAGGTGCTGAAGGCAGTAGCAGGGACCTACAGGGCCACCCCCTTCTTCACTGTCTACGTCGGTGCCGACTCTAAGAGCTCCAACAGCAATGTTATACAG GTGGACCAGGCTGGGCTATTTCTACCCTCTCGAGATTACTACCTAAACAGGACTGCCAATGAGAAA GTGCTGACCGCCTACCTCGACTACATGGAGGAGCTGGGGATGCTGCTGGGCGGACCACCGGCCTCCACGCGGGAGCAGATGCGGCAGGTGCTGGAGCTGGAGATACAAGTGGCCAACCTCACAGTGCCCCAGGACCAGCGGCGGGACGAGGAGAAGATCTATCACAAGATGAGCATCGCAGagctgcag GCCTTGGCCCCCTCCATGGACTGGCTGGAGTTCCTGTCTTTCTTGCTGTCACCGCTGGAGCTGGGTGACTCTGAGCCCGTGGTGGTATATGGGACAGATTATTTGCAGCAGGTGTCACAGCTCATCAATCGCACGGAACccag CATCCTGAACAATTACCTGATCTGGAACCTGGTGCAGAAGACAAGCTTGAGCCTGGACCGACGCTTTGAGTCTGCGCAAGAGAAGCTGCTGGAGACCCTCTATGGCACCAAAAAG TCCTGCATGCCAAGGTGGCAGACCTGCATCTCCAACACAGACGACGCCCTGGGCTTCGCTTTGGGCTCTCTCTTTGTGAAGGCCACGTTTGACCGGAAAAGCAAGAAAATT gcagaggggatgATCGGTGAGATCCGGACCGCCTTTGACGAGGCCCTGGATCACCTGCCGTGGATGGATGAGAAGACCCGCCGTGCAGCCAAGGAGAAA GCAGATGCCATCTATGATATGATCGGTTTCCCGGACTTTATCCTGGAGCCTAAAGAGCTTGATGATGTTTATGATGGG TATGAAGTCTCTGAAGATTCCTTTTTCCAGAATATGTTGAATTTGTACAACTTCTCTGCTAAAGTGATGGCTGACCAGCTCCGAAAGCCTCCCAGCCGGGACCA GTGGAGCATGACCCCCCAGACAGTGAATGCCTACTACCTTCCAACCAAGAATGAAATTGTCTTCCCTGCCGGCATCCTGCAGGCCCCCTTCTATGCCTGCAACCATCCCAA GGCCCTGAATTTTGGTGGCATCGGCGTAGTGATGGGCCATGAGTTGACACATGCCTTTGATGACCAAG GGCGCGAGTATGACAAGGAAGGGAACTTACGGCCGTGGTGGCAAAATGAGTCACTGGCAGCCTTCCGGAATCACACAGCCTGTATGGAGGAGCAGTATGGCCAGTACCAGGTCAATGGGGAGAAGCTCAATGGCCGCCAGACGCTGGGGGAGAACATTGCTGACAACGGGGGGCTTAAGGCTGCCTACAAC GCTTACAAAGCGTGGCTGAGAAAGCACGGGGAGGAGCAACAGCTGCCAGCCGTGGGGCTAACCAACCACCAGCTCTTCTTTGTGGGATTTGCCCAG GTGTGGTGCTCGGTCCGCACACCCGAGAGCTCTCACGAGGGGCTGGTGACCGACCCCCACAGCCCTGCCCGCTTCCGTGTGCTGGGCACTCTCTCCAACTCCCGTGACTTCCTGCGGCACTTCGGCTGCCCTGTCGGCTCCCCCATGAACCCAGGGCAGCTATGTGAAGTGTGGTAG
- the CAMK2N2 gene encoding calcium/calmodulin-dependent protein kinase II inhibitor 2, which translates to MSEILPYSEDKMGRFGADPEGSDLSFSCRLQDTNSFFAGNQAKRPPKLGQIGRAKRVVIEDDRIDDVLKGMGEKPPSGV; encoded by the exons ATGTCCGAGATCCTTCCCTACAGTGAAGACAAGATGGGCCGCTTCGGCGCCGACCCCGAGGGCTCCGACCTCTCCTTCAGCTGCCGCCTCCAGGACACCAACTCCTTCTTTGCGGGCAACCAAGCCAAGCGACCCCCCAAGCTGGGCCAGATCGGCCGAGCCAAGAGAG TGGTGATCGAGGATGACCGGATAGACGACGTGCTgaaggggatgggggagaagcCGCCGTCCGGAGTGTAG
- the ECE2 gene encoding endothelin-converting enzyme 2 isoform X3 — protein sequence MAAPGAPGPLPKLPEQNCGYREVRYWDQRYQDAADSAPYEWFGDFASFRALLDPELRPEDRILVLGCGNSALSYELFLGGFPDVTSVDYSSVVVAAMQARYAHVPTLRWETMDIRALGFPSGSFDVVLEKGTLDALLAGERDPWTVSSEGIHTVDQVLSEVSRVLVPGGRFISLTSAAPHFRTRHYAQAHYGWSLRHATYGNGFHFHLYLMHKGKELSVAQLALGAQIHSPPRPPTSPCFLQDSDHEDFLSAIQL from the exons ATGGCTGCTCCGGGGGCCCCAGGGCCCCTGCCCAAGTTACCAGAGCAGAACTGCGGGTACCGAGAGGTCCGGTACTGGGACCAACGCTACCAGGACGCGGCCGACTCAGCCCCTTACGAGTGGTTCGGGGACTTCGCCTCTTTCCGTGCCCTACTAGACCCGGAGCTGCGGCCCGAGGACCGCATCCTCGTGCTAG GCTGTGGGAACAGTGCCCTGAGCTACGAGCTGTTCCTCGGGGGCTTCCCTGATGTGACCAGTGTGGACTACTCGTCAGTAGTGGTGGCCGCCATGCAGGCTCGCTATGCCCATGTGCCCACGCTGCGCTGGGAGACTATGGACATACGGGCACTGGGCTTTCCCAGTGGTTCCTTTGATGTGGTGCTTGAGAAGGGCACGCTGGATGCCCTGTTGGCTGGAGAACGGGATCCCTGGACCGTGTCCTCAGAAGGCATCCACACTGTGGACCAGGTGCTGAGTGAG GTGAGCCGGGTGCTGGTCCCTGGAGGCCGGTTCATCTCACTGACCTCTGCTGCCCCCCACTTTCGGACCAGACACTATGCCCAAGCCCATTATGGATGGTCCCTGAGGCATGCAACCTATGGCAACGGTTTCCACTTCCATCTCTACCTCATGCACAAAGGCAAAGAGCTCAGTGTAGCCCAGCTGGCTCTTGGGGCCCAGATCCATTCACCCCCCAGACCTCCCACCTCACCCTGCTTTCTCCAGGACTCAGATCATGAGGACTTCCTCAGTGCCATTCAGCTGTGA